The Halorientalis sp. IM1011 genome window below encodes:
- a CDS encoding DNA cytosine methyltransferase — protein sequence MHISAIDLFCGAGGLTNGLERAGISVEAGIDIDPDCEFPYEQNNEAEFVLEDVGELARKEPEKVADYFDPEADATLLAGCAPCQPFSPLTHGSDSSEHSKYGMLRAFLEIVGETEPDIVAMENVFEVRHADVYDEFIDGLDDLGYNLNPENDRRVYCPEHDIPQTRRRWVVLASRNGRIDLGEPLRPEPEEYPTVKNRIDHLEPLEAGETSENDPLHTARALSEKNLERIRHSEPGGSWRDWPERLQLDCHKKASGQTYEAVYGRMVADEPAPTITTQFYNLGSGRFGHYDTDQDRALSLREGAMIQTFPEDYRFADDLEAVGITKVGRLIGNAVPPKLGEVVGDRVEEFLRGMDRQATITDY from the coding sequence ATGCATATCTCTGCTATCGATCTGTTCTGTGGTGCCGGTGGGCTCACCAACGGACTGGAGCGTGCCGGTATCTCTGTGGAGGCAGGTATCGACATCGACCCAGACTGTGAATTTCCTTACGAACAGAACAACGAGGCAGAGTTCGTTCTCGAGGATGTGGGCGAACTTGCACGAAAAGAACCGGAGAAGGTAGCAGATTACTTCGACCCAGAAGCCGACGCCACTCTACTGGCAGGATGTGCTCCGTGTCAGCCGTTCTCTCCACTGACCCACGGCTCGGACAGCTCCGAGCACTCCAAGTACGGAATGCTACGAGCGTTTCTGGAGATCGTCGGGGAGACCGAACCCGACATCGTCGCCATGGAGAACGTCTTCGAAGTCCGCCACGCCGACGTCTACGACGAATTCATAGATGGCCTAGATGATCTCGGCTACAACTTGAATCCGGAGAACGACAGGCGAGTTTACTGCCCGGAACACGATATACCTCAGACCAGGCGTAGATGGGTCGTTCTGGCGTCGAGAAATGGTCGGATAGATCTCGGTGAGCCGTTGAGACCCGAACCTGAAGAGTATCCGACCGTGAAAAACCGCATAGACCACTTAGAACCTCTAGAAGCAGGCGAGACGTCCGAAAACGATCCTCTACACACTGCACGTGCTCTATCAGAGAAGAATTTAGAGCGGATCCGACACTCAGAACCCGGTGGAAGCTGGCGCGATTGGCCAGAAAGACTCCAGCTCGATTGTCACAAAAAGGCGAGTGGTCAGACTTACGAAGCAGTGTACGGTCGGATGGTCGCCGACGAACCAGCACCGACTATCACGACTCAGTTCTACAACCTCGGAAGCGGACGGTTCGGCCACTACGACACCGATCAAGATCGTGCACTGTCACTTCGTGAGGGTGCGATGATACAAACCTTCCCCGAGGACTACCGCTTCGCCGACGACCTTGAAGCAGTCGGGATCACCAAAGTCGGTCGTCTGATCGGGAATGCAGTACCACCAAAACTGGGAGAAGTCGTCGGCGATCGGGTCGAAGAGTTCCTCAGGGGGATGGATAGACAAGCTACTATCACGGACTACTAG
- a CDS encoding DUF6339 family protein has translation MTTIHVLADSGQDLVKSHDRFPEEEGSEPPADELESHLRTLEVEEATIDYDRLDEAIETSMAIFDLGRRRQRTAMDSNLAPIVHQCIDVPPRVAAVPGMWHYLTLLHYPDFITSRWSQDDDLQEKFLGTQKDLYSNHLARLWWGAHLTYDKNEDHYFATHRLFNKQRLVNYVLDSSFRRYRPAAIAFAEELWKESGKNITSIAKRFNNSLSTTQLESRSKEQIRDQLKKIRNHVESTS, from the coding sequence ATGACTACGATCCACGTACTCGCCGATTCGGGCCAAGACCTCGTGAAGTCCCACGATAGATTTCCGGAGGAAGAGGGATCAGAACCGCCTGCCGACGAACTCGAGAGTCACCTCCGGACTCTCGAAGTGGAAGAGGCTACGATTGACTACGATCGGCTGGACGAGGCGATCGAAACGTCGATGGCGATCTTCGACTTGGGGCGACGACGACAGCGAACCGCGATGGACTCTAACCTCGCCCCTATCGTGCATCAGTGTATCGACGTACCACCTCGTGTGGCCGCAGTACCCGGAATGTGGCACTATCTGACACTCCTCCATTACCCAGACTTCATCACGTCTCGGTGGAGTCAAGACGACGACCTACAGGAGAAGTTCCTCGGAACCCAGAAAGATCTCTACTCCAACCACCTAGCGCGTCTCTGGTGGGGAGCACACCTTACGTACGATAAGAACGAAGACCACTACTTCGCTACGCATCGACTGTTCAACAAGCAGCGGTTGGTGAACTACGTACTCGACAGTTCGTTCAGACGATATCGGCCGGCAGCGATCGCATTCGCCGAAGAACTCTGGAAAGAGAGTGGCAAGAACATTACGAGTATCGCAAAGCGGTTCAACAACTCACTCTCGACGACACAACTCGAGTCACGATCGAAAGAACAGATCCGGGATCAACTGAAGAAGATACGAAACCACGTCGAAAGTACGAGTTAG
- a CDS encoding DUF6339 family protein, which translates to MAEEERLHRFVEDGRRLVGEEFLKGEAEIPDEALDEYVEPMPGGATGDLQTLNSRVEKILAEHSETDTAMDGALAEDVHRCLDITRRTAGDPGLWHWIAVDQYPEFVRHRWEYRSEAAMREKFLGAGSDLYSNAIHRLWWIAELTSRGDDYSTTDAVFANQTMVNKVFDRWFARYQPAVRAMCDELADEPSRVIDETTRRFNHALTNVQLEGLSENEAREMIRQIVAESR; encoded by the coding sequence ATGGCCGAGGAAGAACGACTACATCGATTCGTCGAAGACGGTCGGAGACTCGTCGGTGAGGAGTTCCTCAAGGGTGAAGCAGAGATCCCCGACGAGGCATTGGACGAGTACGTAGAACCGATGCCAGGTGGAGCGACAGGTGATCTCCAGACACTCAACTCGAGGGTCGAGAAGATCTTGGCTGAGCACTCTGAGACCGACACCGCGATGGACGGGGCCCTCGCCGAAGATGTGCACCGGTGCCTGGACATCACTCGGCGGACTGCTGGTGATCCAGGCCTCTGGCACTGGATCGCGGTTGATCAGTATCCCGAGTTCGTACGCCACCGCTGGGAGTATCGCTCCGAAGCCGCGATGAGAGAAAAGTTCCTCGGTGCGGGCTCCGACTTGTACTCAAACGCCATCCACCGTCTCTGGTGGATCGCGGAGCTCACGTCCCGTGGCGACGATTACTCGACGACTGACGCGGTCTTTGCCAACCAGACGATGGTCAACAAAGTCTTCGACCGCTGGTTCGCGCGCTACCAACCCGCCGTTCGAGCCATGTGTGACGAACTCGCGGACGAACCGTCGCGTGTCATAGACGAGACGACGCGACGGTTCAATCACGCACTGACGAACGTGCAGCTTGAAGGACTGTCAGAGAACGAGGCACGAGAGATGATCAGACAAATCGTTGCGGAGTCTCGGTAA
- a CDS encoding DNA cytosine methyltransferase, producing the protein MKITAVDLFCGAGGLSYGLKQAGISVNVGVDKDPHCNHAYEQNIGAEYKQTDVRPLSQDPERVARMFPWDSDLDVLAACAPCQPYSTMGHSKDKTHEDHQKWGLLKDVKKIVEYVEPDVVVTENVLQVRKDDVYDELVQTLEELGYHVNTDEDKKVYCPEYGIPQNRKRWVMMASKEGPISLPDPLYEDESEYPTVRETIGHLPSLQAGEVHPDHDLHRARTLSETNLERIRHMEPGGDWRLWEEEGLDHLLADCHRKSSGRSYKAPYSRMEPDKVAPTITTQFYNYGSGRFGHYDTDQDRALSLLEGALLQTFPEHYDFYDDWDEVGVKNLGRLIGNAVPPLLGEHIGRGILSHVGAEVPAVNAGTADD; encoded by the coding sequence ATGAAAATTACCGCGGTGGACCTCTTCTGCGGCGCTGGAGGACTCAGCTACGGTCTAAAGCAGGCCGGTATCTCTGTGAACGTCGGGGTTGACAAGGACCCTCACTGTAACCACGCTTACGAACAGAACATCGGTGCCGAGTACAAGCAAACAGACGTACGTCCCCTCTCACAGGACCCCGAACGCGTGGCGAGGATGTTTCCGTGGGACTCCGATTTAGACGTTCTAGCTGCGTGTGCACCCTGTCAGCCGTATTCGACGATGGGACACTCCAAAGACAAGACGCACGAAGACCACCAGAAGTGGGGGCTACTCAAAGACGTCAAGAAGATCGTCGAGTACGTTGAGCCGGACGTCGTCGTCACCGAGAACGTTCTCCAGGTACGGAAGGACGACGTCTACGACGAACTCGTTCAGACTCTCGAAGAACTCGGGTACCACGTAAACACCGACGAAGATAAGAAGGTCTACTGTCCGGAGTACGGGATTCCACAGAATCGGAAACGGTGGGTGATGATGGCCTCGAAAGAAGGACCGATCTCTCTGCCCGACCCCCTCTACGAAGATGAGTCCGAGTATCCGACTGTCCGGGAAACGATCGGGCACCTACCCTCACTCCAAGCTGGAGAAGTTCATCCAGACCACGACCTCCATAGGGCACGAACTCTCTCTGAGACGAACCTCGAACGTATCCGACATATGGAGCCTGGTGGAGATTGGCGACTCTGGGAAGAGGAAGGCCTAGACCACCTGTTAGCAGACTGCCACAGGAAGTCCAGCGGTCGATCGTACAAAGCTCCGTATAGCCGAATGGAACCGGATAAAGTCGCTCCGACGATCACGACCCAGTTCTACAACTACGGAAGTGGTCGGTTTGGCCACTACGACACCGATCAAGATAGAGCGCTGTCCCTCTTGGAGGGTGCGCTACTACAGACCTTCCCAGAACACTACGACTTCTACGACGATTGGGACGAAGTCGGAGTGAAGAACTTGGGACGGTTGATCGGGAACGCGGTTCCGCCGCTACTCGGCGAACACATCGGCAGAGGAATTCTCTCGCATGTCGGTGCCGAAGTACCCGCTGTGAATGCCGGGACGGCCGACGACTAA